The genomic interval CACTAGGGTTTGTTCTGAGTCATTGAGATAGGTGTGGTAGACAACACTTGGAGCCGTTGTAATTAATGTTATGTCAAATTCACGCTCTATACGTTCTTGAATAATCTCCATGTGTAATAAACCTAGAAACCCGCAACGAAAACCAAAACCTAATGCACTTGATGTCTCTGGCTCGTATTTTAACGAAGCATCATTCAGTTCTAACTTCTCTAGGGCTTCCCTTAAGTCCTCATATTCAGTATTATCTACTGGATACATACCACAGAAAACCATCGGGTTAACTTTTCTGTATCCTGGTAACGCTGAAGATGCCGGACGCTTAGCTTCAGTGATAGTGTCACCAACACGGGTATCTTTAACATTTCTTATACTTGCTATTACAAACCCTACTTCACCGACATTAAGCTCATCCACCTTTATTGGATTAGGTGAAAATGTACCCAATTCAAGCACTTCAAATTCCTTCTCTGTTGCCATCATACGAATCCTCATACCCGGCTTTATACATCCATTAACAACCCTTGTATAAACAATAACTCCTCTATAAGGATCAAAATGAGAGTCAAATATTAATGCTTGTAATGGCTCTGAGACACTGCCACTTGGAGCTGGTACCTTTTTTACTACTTGTTCTAAAATATCTTCGATTCCTATTCCCTCTTTAGCAGACGCTAAAACAGCTTCACTGGTGTCTAGACCAATAACGTCCTCAACTTCTTGCTTTACTCTTTCTGGCTCGGCGCTAGGTAAGTCAATTTTATTCACCACTGGAAGAATCTCTAAATCATTTTCAAGCGCTAGGTAAACGTTAGCTAGCGTTTGTGCTTCAATACCTTGCGCTGCATCAATAATAAGCAATGCTCCTTCGCATGCAGCTAGGCTTCTCGAAACCTCGTAGGTAAAATCCACGTGTCCAGGAGTATCAATAAGATGCAACGTATATTCTTGTCCATCTTTTGCTTTGTAATTTAGTCGTACTGCTTGTAATTTAATGGTTATTCCACGTTCTCGCTCTAAATCCATTTTATCTAAAACCTGATCCTGCATCTCACGTGATGTTAAAGCTCCCGTAAACTCAAGAATCCGATCTGCTAACGTAGACTTTCCATGATCTATATGAGCAATAATTGAGAAATTTCTAATACGGCTCTGTTTATCCATATGATCACTCATTTACTAATACCCTCCTAATCGAAAATGCGCTAAAGCTCATTATAACAATTCATTAGGAGGACTGCAATGTTTTTAAAACACTACAATATCTTAAGTATACTATTTCATTATGCTTGTAAGGCTTTAGATAACAAATCAGCAATAAACTCTAATCCGAAAGCTAGTTTATCTATTGTCCATATAATTCCAGACTGCGCTTTTTTCTCTATTTTACTGTCTAAAACAATTGCAAGGTTGTTAATGCCTGCTGGATTATTGCTATCAACTGCATTCGTTGTTAACTGCTCTTGATTACTAATAGCTTCTACGTCCGCAAATTGTTTTTGCTGATTTATATTGCTGTCTATAGTAGTCTCTAAGTACTCAGTTTGTGAGATATACACGACGCTTGGGTTTTCATATATTCCCATCAAATCATACATGCTTTTTTCTACAACATAAAAACCAAGGGATATAAATGATGCCATTAAAAACAAAAGCAAGGAAATTATTAATACCTGTTCAAAATAACTTTTTAAATTTTTAATAGATTGCATGTAAATCCCCTCATTTTTAATCCTTCTATATAGATATAGTTAGAATATATACAGTTAGATTTTTTACTACTCTAGTATTATTATTAGCAAATCTAGTTTTTTTATACATTACTATATTAGCTATTGTATTTCTTCTAAATATAACTCAGCAATAATGTCTGCTAACACCTTGGCTGTTCGCTTTGCTTCTTCTAATGTATTGTCTACGCCACCAATTTCAATCAAAACATTATTCGGAGATAAATCTTGATTATACTGGCCTGCTTTCTTTGCCCAAATACCCCTAGATATACTGGGCACTCTATCTTCTATCATTCCTTCTATTTTTGCTGCAAACTGGTAATTAAATTGCCATGTAGGATTTAGTTGCCCGATTATAAACCAGACTGCTGCATAAGTCTCCCCGTTATGCTCGACTGTAGTTCGTGACCGGGGCGCTGAGTCTCTATGAATATCAAAGATAAATGGTATATTTTCGTTCTCTGCAAGTATAGATTCAACCTCGTCCTTTGAATAAACATATGATTTTGAGTAGGCTCCATGGGGTAGTTCAACCCAATAATCTCTAGAAGAATGAATAGTTGGTATCCCAAGCTTATTAAGTTCCTCAGCTAAATGCTTGCCTACCAGTGTAATATTATTAGATGCATGAAAAGCCTCGTTCGCCCTGTTCACTCCATCTAGCTCTGGAAGATATGCTTCGCGATTATGTGTGTGATAAATTAATATTGGTGGTCTATCATCTATATTAATTGGTTTTTTATCGGAGTCAGGTTCTTTATCTAAAGGCTTTTGATTAAGTTGATTATCTGGTTGCTCCAG from Desulfuribacillus alkaliarsenatis carries:
- the lepA gene encoding translation elongation factor 4; translated protein: MSDHMDKQSRIRNFSIIAHIDHGKSTLADRILEFTGALTSREMQDQVLDKMDLERERGITIKLQAVRLNYKAKDGQEYTLHLIDTPGHVDFTYEVSRSLAACEGALLIIDAAQGIEAQTLANVYLALENDLEILPVVNKIDLPSAEPERVKQEVEDVIGLDTSEAVLASAKEGIGIEDILEQVVKKVPAPSGSVSEPLQALIFDSHFDPYRGVIVYTRVVNGCIKPGMRIRMMATEKEFEVLELGTFSPNPIKVDELNVGEVGFVIASIRNVKDTRVGDTITEAKRPASSALPGYRKVNPMVFCGMYPVDNTEYEDLREALEKLELNDASLKYEPETSSALGFGFRCGFLGLLHMEIIQERIEREFDITLITTAPSVVYHTYLNDSEQTLVRIDNPTKMPPQDKLDRIEEPYVKASIMVPNEYVGSVMEICQNKRGEYKDMKYLDVTRVNITYEIPLSEIVYDFFDQLKSHTKGYASFDYELIGYKPSKLVKMDILLNGEEVDAFSLIVHRDKAYYRGRALVEKLRGIIPRQMFEVPIQAAIGQKIIARETIRAMRKNVLAKCYGGDISRKRKLIEKQKEGKKRMKQVGSVEVPQEAFMAVLQMDDSNKK
- the spoIIP gene encoding stage II sporulation protein P, which codes for MPINRRKFRTVMLNLSSSQRKKTFITFVLSAMFLVIILSLTISSVESLTSSTDDKSRVEQLVNKVSVATYKNVLQSEIKALPATNHVATFYGTGYELDSFFAKLFTGIEMRNLQSILYQEIPGFSIMAAELIGDRSQLDIYAPPVEIAPRDYLFSNDDLIQDGRNQDQSGLEQPDNQLNQKPLDKEPDSDKKPINIDDRPPILIYHTHNREAYLPELDGVNRANEAFHASNNITLVGKHLAEELNKLGIPTIHSSRDYWVELPHGAYSKSYVYSKDEVESILAENENIPFIFDIHRDSAPRSRTTVEHNGETYAAVWFIIGQLNPTWQFNYQFAAKIEGMIEDRVPSISRGIWAKKAGQYNQDLSPNNVLIEIGGVDNTLEEAKRTAKVLADIIAELYLEEIQ